A genomic window from Pseudocitrobacter corydidari includes:
- the cysZ gene encoding sulfate transporter CysZ: protein MVSSSTPSPRSGLYYFSQGWKLIGLPGIRRFVILPLLVNIVLMGGAFWWLFSKLGEWIPSLMGQIPDWLQWLSYLLWPVAVISILLVFGYFFSTIANWIAAPFNGLLAEQLEARLTGATPPDTGVLGVVKDVPRIMKREWQKFAWYLPRALVLLVLYFIPGIGQTVAPVLWFLFSAWMLAIQYCDYPFDNHKVPFKTMRTALRERKVLNMQFGALASLFTLIPVLNLVIIPVAICGATAMWVDCYRDKHAMWK, encoded by the coding sequence ATGGTTTCATCATCCACCCCTTCCCCGCGCAGCGGTCTCTATTATTTCTCGCAGGGCTGGAAACTGATCGGGTTACCCGGCATTCGCCGGTTCGTTATTTTACCGTTGCTGGTCAACATTGTACTGATGGGAGGCGCGTTCTGGTGGCTGTTCAGTAAGCTCGGCGAGTGGATCCCCTCGCTGATGGGGCAAATCCCTGACTGGCTGCAATGGCTGAGCTACCTGCTGTGGCCGGTGGCGGTGATTTCGATTTTACTGGTGTTCGGCTACTTCTTTTCGACCATCGCCAACTGGATTGCCGCGCCGTTTAACGGCCTGCTGGCGGAACAGCTTGAAGCGCGCCTGACCGGCGCAACGCCGCCGGATACGGGCGTATTGGGTGTGGTAAAAGACGTGCCGCGCATCATGAAGCGCGAATGGCAGAAGTTTGCCTGGTATCTGCCGCGCGCGCTGGTGCTGTTGGTGCTCTATTTTATTCCCGGTATCGGGCAGACGGTCGCGCCAGTATTGTGGTTTCTATTCAGCGCATGGATGCTGGCGATCCAGTACTGCGATTACCCGTTCGACAACCATAAAGTGCCGTTTAAAACCATGCGCACGGCGCTACGCGAACGCAAAGTGCTGAACATGCAGTTCGGCGCGCTGGCGAGTCTGTTTACCCTGATCCCGGTATTAAACCTGGTCATTATCCCGGTCGCCATCTGCGGCGCAACGGCGATGTGGGTCGACTGTTATCGCGATAAACATGCGATGTGGAAGTAA